The Helianthus annuus cultivar XRQ/B chromosome 11, HanXRQr2.0-SUNRISE, whole genome shotgun sequence region AGTTGGTTAGGATACTCGGCTCTCACCCGAGAGACCCGGGTTCAAGTCCCGGCAACGGAATATATAATTTTTGCCtgacatttatatatatttaatcacCTCTACGTTTAAGTTCAGTCTACTAATATAAATGCGTAGAAATGATAAAGAAGAGAAAATGGAGGTAAACAACAAGAAATGTCGATAAATAGAAACCGAATACATAAGAGGTATTTATACGATTGTACCTCTCCAACCGATATGTCAATAATTGCGTCACTTGACATATGGCATAAGTGTCATGTCAACCGGTGTGTTAGGACCGGTATTAACACAACCCTAATACTTAGGTAATGGTTTTCCACGTAGATAGTGTTGGAAATCAGGCCCTTCGATCAAATACAAAAATACCGGATGAACAAACTCGTTCGACTCTTTTATTTACAACCGGTGTGTCCCTAATATCGTTGTTAACACAACCCTAATACTTAGGTAATGGTtttccatataaatagtgttGGAAATCAGGCCCTTCGATCGAACACAAAAATACCGGATGAACAAACTCATTCGACTCTTTTATTTATCATTGAAAGCACATAAATACAATAACCCTAatcatctatttatactaaacttgTTTTAATCCTAACACGACTCAAACtctattttaaattataaaatattaactAGATAAACCAACAATTATCTCTAATTTAATTATACAAGACAAAACAAATAATTCACCATAATTATAAATAACCCATCTTGATATTTATCTCCCTAATTCAAGATTAACTTCTTCAAATACTTTAGCGTTGAATGGTCCTATTTTATGATATGATATAATATAACATATTGTGTATGACATACAATAAATAGTGAAACATTAAAAGTCAGACAAGAGCCTATTCATTTAGAATTCggtatgtatttttatttttatgactAATAATACAAGATTACAAGAACGAACTACTAGCATTAACTATGAATTGGATTTACTTAATCATAAATTTAATTAAGATTAACTAAAACATAGCCAAAGGTGAACTAGACCGTTCAAAACCACCACTAAATGCTTTGACCCGTCTAGTCTTCTTTTTCAAACCCGTATCCTTGTCGGATCTCCAACCCGTTTTATTCACAAATGCTGGTGGTGAATGTTTACCAAATTTTTTGATTTCATCCATATTTGCACCTCCATTTGTAAGTATTCTTACAATTCCCACATAATTTAAAGAATCCGCTATTTGCATTGCGGTCACACCTTTGTTGGTTCTTGCTTTTACATCCGCACCTTTCTTCACTAGCAACTCAAGAACATCTACATTGCCCGATTCGACCGCGCAATGCAACGCGGTGTACCCGTCTCCATCGCGTGCGTCTAGATTGACACCCTTCTCGATCAAGAGCCGAACCACGTCCGTGTAGCCCTTGAACGAGGCTCGGTGCAAAGCGGTCCATCCGTGTTGGTCTTGCCCGTTAATAGCGGCTCCAACGTCAAGGACCCTATTGACGGTTCTCACTTCGCCTTTTCTCGCAGCTAGACATAACCGGTCGCCTAGCCCGAGTGCGTCAAAGAGCCTTGCGTGTCCGTGCTCCTTTGCCAAGTCGAAAGCGGTTTTTCCTGATCGGTTGCGAATGTTTTTGTTTGCTCCTTTAAGTAATAGAAGCTTGACAATGTTTTCGTCCCCGTGAGCCGACGCTATATGCAATGGAGTCTCGTTGTGGGCGAAATTTGCTACATTAGGGTTTGCTTCGGCGGTCAGCAGTAGTCGAGCACAGTCTCGTCTACGCTCCTTCACCGCGAGGTGTAAAGCGGTGTTCCCATCTTTTGTGACCGCATTCACGTTAGCTCCTTTTAGTAAAAGGAGCTTCAGGACATCCACATGGCCTCCACCAGTAGCAAGGTGGAGTGGGCCCCATGTGGATGACTCAGACCTCTCAGTGTTAGCTTGATGAGCTAGTAATAGCTCAACAATCAAGCTATCACCTGAGGCTGCTGCATCCTCAAGTGGACTTGTTCCTGACGGACTCCTAGCCTCAACATCTGGCTCAAACTCGAGTAGCACTTGGACTAGGTCAGGTCGGCCTTGTGAGATCGCCAAGTGAAGTAACGTTTGACCTTCTTCATCAACCGAGTCAACGGTTTTCCAACTCGGGTCACTCTTTTCTAACACGTCCCTTATTTCATCCATGGGCCCATTCTTGACAAGTCTAGTTATTACCATCGAGCCCACAAACATGACCCTAATACCACTATCAACAAACACTTGCTTCTTTCTTGTAGTAAACCAATCAATAGGGACCGAATCATGGGTCGATGATGGGTTTTTAACCGCGGCTCCAGGAACCACCACACTATGTAACAAAAACGAGTCATCACAATATGGAAACGACCCGTGGAGACTTGAATTTGGAGGGAAGTCGTAGGTGATCTCTACGATAACCGTTGTTAGCGGGGATATGATCCCGGATTGTGGTCGAATGGTGTACCGGGCCTTGTTCATTGGTTGCAACCGGAAAGCTACCGGCATTGTGTACATAACGTTTCTCAAAGTGAGTCGACCGTAACACTTTTGACCTTGTTCGAGTCGTATTGCAACAACATTAGATGGCTCTAAGCTTATCAACCGGTCCATGATCTTCCCTTAAGATGCTCGTATGGGTTGGCTTTGTTGCGGTTTTTTTTGTTCGAGTCGAAAACCGAATAAAGAAGCAAGATTTATGAACTAATGTGGATCCGTACGTATGTAAATAAGAAGGCTAAAAGAGTGCCGGCCTCACTAGGGACTTCCAAATGGTGGTGGTGTTAATAACAATGTTGAATTGTTGTATTATTGGTACCTTTTCTCTACGTGTCACTTTCATTATTGTGTTGTATCCCCTTTGTACTATGCAAAAACTTTTTATTCTAGACAAAATACACATCACAATCTTTATATTCCTTCGGTTCTGAAAATGAaacattttatttttatgtaACTTAACCAAATTCTAATCTTTTTATTGTCTAAATATAGACCGTTGATCTTCTGACCAGCGAAATATATACGATGAAGATTTTAACTGACTAAGATTACAACTAGGGAAGATAAACTATGACCCTGCAGATGAAAAGTTCTATTTTAGCCAACAATTCGTTCGAAATTAATACTTTGGTTAGTACATATAACATATTATCTTAGTTTataattttctttattttgtttttgttagAAAATGTTTTAAACATATTGTTAATAAGTTACATGAAACTCTTAAAGATATTGTATTCTTTAATTTTATGACAAAAATGATAGGTGATTGTTGAAGATTTGTGAAattgaaagtcaaacaaagtgaCAAAGGTGGGATCAAGAAATAGGTTAAAACCTTGGTTATGTTGCTAATATTCTTTTTTTGACAATTGTCATTATGCATTGTGTTGTTTCAATAGTAGTCCAAAATGTGCATTTGATATTCCCAACAAGGGGACTAGTTTTGTACTATTAAAAAGTAGAGGTCATAATTTCTAAATTTTAtcaattttaatatattactttaATACTTTATTGCTTTCTACATGGCAAAAGAGGACATAAATATTGTTGTCTCTTTAAAACAAACGATTAACGTAGTATAAAAGTGTTATGAAGAACAATAGGATGAGAAAAATGTTAATATTTTAATCAatttttataataattattatttgttaaaaCTAGTAGTTGTCCCGCCTGCGTTgtggggcgatggccgaataattctcaatcaattaaaaaaacactacgataattttgttaggaaaaaaaaaccaaaacgatgataagaccgtaattttctGCTTAgagcaaaactgtaatttttcaggactaatgagcgagtgttatgCAGCTCATTGACACCGAAAAATATTAAACGGAGTCAACCAATTAAGAAAAagttttatagttttgctaaaaaaaactaaaacggtGGGAAAAaggtaattttgaactgagggcgaaatcatatTTTTCATTCAatgataaaatcgtaaattaaatggactaATGAGGGAGTCGCAGGCAGCTgccggcatgactgtaattttcactgggggcaaaattgtaatgtaaccaggaaaacaaacaaaaacgatggagaaaacgtaaatttaagttgagggcaaaatcgtaacttggttgtgagaaaaaaaaaaaactaacggcaaaactgtaaatttaaacggggcaaaatcataaATTTGAAACGATGGCAAATTTGGAATTTTTAGCTAgaagcaaaagcgtaaatttatttttatgtgggggtaaaaacataattttgaactgatggcaaaatcgtaattttaaggggAAAAAACTAGTGGCAAAACTGGTAAATTTAAATGGGGCAAAATGGTAAATCGAACTGCaggtaaaattgaaatttttaggtGGAAGCAAAAaggtaaatttatttttaagtgggggttaaaatcataattttgaaggaaaaccatatttttattttgaactggggcgaaaACGTATTTTTTAAaatgagggtaaaatcgtaattttgagcggtAGGCAAAAGCATATGTTtatttttagggggggggggggtttaaaaTCGTGTTTATTTTTAAAGTGGGTGTAAAATAATAAAttggtgtaaaatcgtaatttttaggtaggggaaaacatatttttattttgaactcgggcaaaaccgtaattttggCGGAGGGTTAAATCGTGTTTTTTTTCTAGCgagggcagaatcgtaattttgagctgagggcaaaagagtaaatatatttataactgggggaaaaacgtaattttgaacagacgacaaaatcataattttaaaacggggataaaataaaaaattaattggACCGATAAGGAAGTGCCAGACAGGTGCCTGACACTATGCCCCTTGTCACCCCTTTCCTCCAATCAATTGGAGACACTATTGCCGTGGACTCTTGTATTTGTTGTGtttagataatagataatagataatagataatgaTGTGATTGATAATATTCTTTTTATTGTGGCATGACAATGAAAGAATGTATAAAAAAATGTGGTATCTTATGagtaatattaatttttttttcttcttttgataTCATCATTCATCACCTATACCATTGGTGACGAACTGGGAATACTTTTATTAGTTTTATTCGTCACACGATATTGTAGAACGAATGAAAGCACCCTACTTCTTCCATCCAATCGTAGCTTTTTATTATATCCATAGAAGGGGTTTTTCTGAAAACTTTAAAGGCATTttgcattttagtcatttttttTTGGCCAAATTTGGTAAGAATGAAACTGGATAATCTATAGTGAAGTAGCTTATGATATAATTTTAGCATAGCTAGCCCATCCACCCCCCCCCCTAGTCGTCCTCGCACCCAGTGTGTGGCGGTGTTACATGCCCCACGGGGCGACGTGGTTTTTCCACACCCCACAACCTCACATGAGACCATCTCAAGCGCTTTGTTCCTTAAGACTGTCCGCATCCAACGCATCCAACGTGGCTGGGCAGTCTTCTTGAAAGAAatattttggggggggggggggggggggagggatTTGTCCGAAGAATTGGATGGGATGAATAGGCCAGGTGGGGGCCACGGTTGGTTATTTGTATATATTTCCTTTTCTTTTAGTTTTATGTAAACTGGTTTATGACTTGTATGATTGTGTATCATATGCATTAATGACTTATCCACCATATGCATCCAGCACACATACGGCATACGACATGCACCCAACTTGCAGCGCCTTAACATTAACCTATGTGGTCTTGGTACATATTACTTTAAATGATTTTTCTACTATGTCTAAAAATCGGATAATCGTAATCAGTATGTACAcacaaacagttcaagaagcttgttttaaaattaaaatcaatCGAATCATGTAATGCATAGAAGTATAGAACCATAGAGTAACAAAAGACTAAAACTAGGTagagcaaaacaagaaaacattACCACCAACCTCTTAGCCAGCCGATTATTCCTAAAACATGGTAAATAATCGGTTGGCTAAGATATAAGTCCAATCAAAGATGGAAAAGCTTTCTGTTATATTGAATAATCAACAAAAGATTACAATAGCATATTAGACAAATATGGCTGAAACTGTCTGGCATGAACCTAGATTGTACGAAAGTCTATACCGCGGACAATAAGACCCGACATAGTTCCTTCATAAgtaacaagtttcaaattaacAAAAAGATACTCATTTATTAGCTCATAACTTGAGTTGTATTTCCACAAGATAACCTCCATCCATCCATCT contains the following coding sequences:
- the LOC110888833 gene encoding protein VAPYRIN, whose product is MDRLISLEPSNVVAIRLEQGQKCYGRLTLRNVMYTMPVAFRLQPMNKARYTIRPQSGIISPLTTVIVEITYDFPPNSSLHGSFPYCDDSFLLHSVVVPGAAVKNPSSTHDSVPIDWFTTRKKQVFVDSGIRVMFVGSMVITRLVKNGPMDEIRDVLEKSDPSWKTVDSVDEEGQTLLHLAISQGRPDLVQVLLEFEPDVEARSPSGTSPLEDAAASGDSLIVELLLAHQANTERSESSTWGPLHLATGGGHVDVLKLLLLKGANVNAVTKDGNTALHLAVKERRRDCARLLLTAEANPNVANFAHNETPLHIASAHGDENIVKLLLLKGANKNIRNRSGKTAFDLAKEHGHARLFDALGLGDRLCLAARKGEVRTVNRVLDVGAAINGQDQHGWTALHRASFKGYTDVVRLLIEKGVNLDARDGDGYTALHCAVESGNVDVLELLVKKGADVKARTNKGVTAMQIADSLNYVGIVRILTNGGANMDEIKKFGKHSPPAFVNKTGWRSDKDTGLKKKTRRVKAFSGGFERSSSPLAMF